One genomic segment of Pandoraea thiooxydans includes these proteins:
- a CDS encoding NAD(P)H-dependent oxidoreductase, giving the protein MSMFAKLQRRAADGKPVRVGLIGAGKFGSMYLSQAWRTVGIHLTGIADLSPARAQDAMQRVGWAPERFSARSFEDAARSTSTFVTDDAQALIASPFVDIVIDATGSPAAGIRHVLMACEHRKHVVMVNVEADALAGPLLARRAEQAGIIYSMASGDQPALIAELVDWVRTAGFEVVCAGKGTKYLPVYHQSTPDTVWGHYGFTPEQVAGGDFNPQMFNSFLDGTKSALEMAAVANACDLSPPDNGLAFPPCGVDDLPSVLRPMEQGGILARRGTVEVVSSLERDGRPVFRDLRWGVYVVFDAPTAYVRECFKQYGLKTDDSGRFAATYKPYHLIGLELGTSVASIATRGEPTGSTNGWRADVVSIAKRALKPGEVLDGEGGFTVYGKVIPAQASLELGAVPIGLAHGLKLERAVAAGVPVRWADVGFDRANPAIAFRLEMEAVFRDEWGAVAAR; this is encoded by the coding sequence ATGTCGATGTTCGCAAAATTGCAGCGCCGCGCAGCCGACGGCAAGCCGGTTCGCGTGGGTCTCATCGGCGCCGGAAAATTCGGCTCAATGTATTTATCGCAGGCGTGGCGAACCGTCGGCATTCACCTGACCGGCATCGCCGATCTGTCGCCCGCGCGCGCGCAGGATGCCATGCAGCGCGTGGGATGGGCGCCGGAGCGATTCTCGGCCAGATCGTTCGAGGACGCGGCCCGCAGCACGAGCACCTTCGTGACCGACGACGCGCAGGCGCTGATTGCCAGCCCGTTCGTCGATATCGTGATCGATGCGACCGGCAGCCCGGCCGCCGGCATTCGTCATGTGCTCATGGCATGCGAGCACCGCAAGCACGTGGTGATGGTCAACGTCGAGGCCGATGCTTTGGCCGGCCCGTTATTGGCCCGCCGCGCTGAGCAGGCGGGCATTATCTACTCGATGGCCTCGGGCGATCAGCCGGCATTGATCGCGGAGCTGGTCGACTGGGTTCGCACGGCCGGTTTCGAGGTGGTGTGTGCCGGCAAGGGCACCAAATATCTGCCCGTGTATCACCAGTCCACGCCCGATACGGTCTGGGGACACTATGGCTTTACCCCCGAGCAGGTCGCCGGCGGCGATTTCAATCCGCAGATGTTCAATTCCTTCCTGGACGGCACGAAATCCGCATTGGAGATGGCGGCAGTCGCCAATGCCTGCGATTTGAGCCCGCCCGACAATGGCCTGGCGTTTCCGCCCTGTGGCGTGGACGACCTGCCCAGCGTGCTGCGCCCGATGGAACAGGGCGGCATCCTCGCCAGGCGGGGTACGGTGGAGGTCGTGTCCTCGCTCGAGCGCGACGGGCGCCCGGTGTTTCGGGACCTTCGGTGGGGTGTCTACGTCGTATTCGACGCACCGACAGCTTACGTTCGCGAGTGCTTCAAGCAGTATGGTCTCAAGACAGACGACAGTGGCCGCTTTGCCGCGACTTACAAACCCTATCACCTGATCGGGCTCGAGTTGGGAACGTCGGTGGCGAGCATTGCCACGCGGGGCGAGCCGACCGGCTCCACCAACGGCTGGCGCGCCGACGTCGTGTCGATCGCCAAGCGAGCGCTCAAGCCGGGCGAAGTGCTCGACGGCGAGGGTGGTTTCACGGTGTACGGCAAGGTGATTCCTGCCCAGGCGTCGCTCGAGCTAGGCGCCGTGCCGATCGGGCTCGCGCATGGCCTCAAGCTGGAGAGAGCCGTGGCCGCCGGTGTGCCGGTCCGTTGGGCCGATGTCGGTTTCGATCGTGCCAATCCGGCGATCGCCTTTCGTCTCGAGATGGAGGCGGTCTTTCGCGATGAGTGGGGCGCGGTGGCGGCGCGCTGA
- a CDS encoding LysR family transcriptional regulator, with protein sequence MCAKSHTPVFDWDDLRSFLAVVRAGRLTTAALQLQIDHSTLSRRICALEASLQVRLFDRLPTGYSLTPAGERLAAEAQAMESVAIRICSELSEAGRRMTGSIRLATPEGFGTYFLARQLHLFAEQYPEVKVELIANPGAVSLTKRQADIAVTMFRPESGPLRARKLADYEYGLYGSHEYLRTRPRLKTLGDAASHRLIGYIPDLLPTPAHDYLKEFFGNRQADLQISNILTQLSATLDGYGLCVLPCFMADTHPELARVLPQTVCLTRSYWWVTHAELRAPALVRAMKSFLEEATARSRSALMPSASFGQALAGRPAGAASPMDAPASDDLSLP encoded by the coding sequence GTGTGCGCAAAATCACATACCCCAGTTTTCGATTGGGACGACCTCCGCTCCTTCCTGGCCGTTGTACGCGCCGGGCGCCTCACCACTGCCGCCCTGCAACTGCAAATCGATCACTCGACCCTGAGCCGGCGCATCTGCGCGCTGGAGGCCTCCCTCCAGGTGCGGCTTTTCGACCGCCTGCCGACCGGCTACTCGCTGACGCCGGCCGGCGAGCGCCTGGCCGCCGAAGCGCAGGCGATGGAAAGCGTCGCGATCCGCATCTGTTCGGAGTTATCGGAGGCCGGCCGCCGCATGACGGGCTCGATCCGGCTCGCGACACCGGAGGGCTTCGGCACTTATTTTCTGGCGCGGCAACTGCACCTGTTCGCCGAGCAATACCCCGAGGTCAAAGTCGAGCTCATCGCAAACCCCGGCGCGGTCAGCCTGACCAAGCGACAGGCGGATATCGCCGTCACGATGTTTCGCCCCGAGAGCGGGCCATTGCGCGCCAGGAAACTGGCGGACTATGAATACGGGTTATACGGGTCCCACGAATATCTGCGCACGCGGCCGCGGCTCAAAACCCTTGGCGATGCCGCCTCGCATCGTTTGATCGGCTACATTCCGGATCTTCTGCCGACGCCCGCGCACGACTATCTGAAGGAATTTTTCGGCAATCGTCAGGCGGATCTGCAGATCTCGAATATCCTGACCCAGTTGAGCGCCACGCTCGACGGCTATGGGCTCTGCGTGCTGCCCTGCTTCATGGCCGATACTCACCCGGAGTTGGCGCGAGTTCTGCCGCAGACCGTTTGCCTGACCCGCTCGTATTGGTGGGTCACGCACGCCGAACTGCGGGCGCCCGCACTGGTCAGGGCAATGAAGAGCTTTCTCGAGGAAGCCACCGCGCGCAGCCGATCGGCGCTCATGCCCAGCGCCAGCTTCGGCCAGGCGCTGGCCGGCCGGCCCGCCGGCGCGGCATCACCGATGGACGCGCCGGCCAGCGACGATCTATCGCTGCCATGA
- the mdeB gene encoding alpha-ketoglutarate dehydrogenase has product MTNLASGSEQIRALATEREDSDPAETAEWLEALDAVVAHVGKGRAQYLFDRLAEHALSLGVESARARITPYVNTIGLDEQPPYPGNLELEERLGAALRWNALAMVVRANQAYGELGGHIASYASAADLFEVGFNHFFRAAAPGAADGAGGDLVYFQPHSSPGVYARAYLEGFLSEEHLQHYRREISGPGLCSYPHPWLMPDFWQFPTGSMGIGPINSIYQARFMRYLQNRGLAHTEGRKVWGFFGDGEMDEPESIGALSLAAREGLDNLVFVINCNLQRLDGPVRSNGRIIDELEAQFTGAGWNVIKVVWGSDWDVLFARDRTGALPRAFAHTVDGQFQTFSANDGAYNRARFFGQNPELAALAAQLSDEDIDRLRRGGHDARKLYAAYAQALSHRGQPTVILAKTMKGFGMGVTGQGRMTTHQQKKLGFDDLKAFRDRFRLPLSDEDVAQVRFYKPADDSPEMRYLHARREALGGYLPRRRTAASQGLAVPPTQAWGQFALQAAGKEMSTTMALVRMLGALLKDHALGPRVVPIVADEARTFGMASLFRQVGIYSPLGQLYEPEDLGSILYYREDTSGQILEEGISEAGAVSSWIAASTSYSVHDLPMLPFYIYYSMFGFQRIGDIIWAAADQRARGFLIGATAGKTTLGGEGLQHQDGSSHLAASTIPNCRAYDPAFAYEVATIVDEGMREMVERQHDVFYYVTVMNENTAQPSAPEGDFQAVREGILKGIYRLPSASNDAARVQLLGAGAILGEVLIARQMLQEDWGIEAGVWSVTSFTELQRDGMAAERLARLGEPAEAPYATQALGASSGPVIAATDYVRAVPELIRAYVPRRYVTLGTDGFGRSDTREALRRFFEVDRASIVIAALKALADDGEIEADVVVSARERYGKNKPVQAGSWQR; this is encoded by the coding sequence ATGACGAATTTAGCCAGCGGTAGCGAACAGATACGCGCGCTCGCCACCGAGAGGGAGGACAGCGATCCCGCAGAGACGGCCGAATGGCTCGAAGCGCTCGATGCGGTGGTCGCGCACGTCGGCAAAGGCCGCGCGCAATACCTGTTCGACCGGCTGGCCGAGCATGCGCTGTCGCTGGGCGTCGAATCGGCACGCGCGCGCATCACTCCCTACGTCAATACGATCGGGCTCGATGAGCAGCCGCCTTATCCGGGCAATCTCGAGCTCGAGGAGCGGCTGGGAGCCGCGCTGCGCTGGAATGCGCTGGCGATGGTGGTGCGCGCCAACCAGGCGTATGGCGAACTCGGTGGTCATATCGCCAGCTATGCCTCGGCCGCCGATCTGTTCGAAGTCGGGTTCAATCATTTCTTCAGGGCTGCCGCACCGGGCGCCGCCGATGGCGCGGGTGGGGATCTGGTCTATTTTCAGCCGCATTCGTCGCCGGGAGTCTACGCCCGCGCCTACCTCGAAGGGTTTCTGAGCGAGGAGCACTTGCAGCACTACCGGCGCGAAATTTCCGGCCCGGGCCTATGCTCTTATCCGCATCCGTGGCTAATGCCGGACTTTTGGCAGTTTCCGACCGGCTCGATGGGCATCGGCCCGATCAATTCGATTTATCAGGCGCGCTTCATGCGCTATTTGCAGAACCGCGGTCTGGCGCACACCGAGGGCCGCAAGGTCTGGGGATTTTTCGGCGACGGCGAGATGGACGAGCCGGAATCGATCGGCGCATTGTCGCTGGCTGCGCGCGAGGGGCTCGACAACCTGGTGTTCGTGATCAACTGCAATCTGCAACGGCTCGACGGCCCGGTGCGCAGCAACGGGCGCATCATCGACGAACTCGAGGCCCAATTCACCGGCGCCGGCTGGAATGTGATCAAGGTGGTGTGGGGATCGGACTGGGACGTGCTGTTTGCGCGCGATCGCACCGGCGCGTTGCCGCGAGCCTTCGCGCATACGGTCGACGGTCAGTTTCAAACCTTCTCGGCCAATGACGGTGCCTACAACCGCGCGCGCTTTTTCGGACAGAATCCCGAGCTGGCGGCACTCGCCGCGCAATTGAGCGACGAGGATATCGATCGGCTGCGACGCGGCGGCCACGATGCGCGCAAGCTGTATGCGGCTTACGCGCAGGCGCTGTCCCATCGCGGCCAGCCGACGGTGATTCTCGCCAAGACCATGAAGGGCTTCGGCATGGGCGTGACCGGCCAGGGCCGCATGACCACGCACCAGCAGAAGAAGCTGGGTTTTGACGATCTGAAGGCGTTCCGCGATCGTTTCCGCCTGCCGCTTTCCGACGAGGACGTCGCACAAGTAAGGTTTTACAAGCCGGCTGACGACAGCCCCGAGATGCGATATCTGCATGCGCGGCGAGAGGCCCTGGGAGGTTATCTGCCCAGACGGCGCACTGCGGCCTCGCAGGGGTTGGCCGTACCGCCGACGCAGGCCTGGGGGCAGTTCGCGCTGCAGGCTGCCGGCAAGGAGATGTCGACCACGATGGCGTTGGTACGCATGCTCGGCGCGCTGCTCAAGGACCACGCGCTGGGCCCGCGGGTGGTGCCCATCGTCGCGGACGAGGCGCGCACGTTTGGCATGGCCAGCCTGTTCCGGCAGGTCGGGATTTATTCGCCGCTTGGCCAACTGTACGAGCCGGAGGATCTCGGCTCGATCCTGTATTACCGGGAGGATACGAGCGGCCAGATTCTCGAGGAAGGCATTTCGGAGGCCGGCGCCGTGTCGTCATGGATCGCCGCGTCGACGTCATACAGCGTGCACGATCTGCCGATGCTGCCGTTCTATATCTATTACTCGATGTTCGGCTTTCAGCGTATCGGCGACATCATCTGGGCGGCGGCCGATCAGCGGGCTCGCGGCTTCCTGATCGGCGCGACGGCCGGCAAGACGACGCTCGGCGGCGAGGGCCTGCAGCATCAGGACGGCAGCAGCCATTTGGCGGCGTCGACGATCCCGAATTGCCGGGCATACGATCCGGCCTTTGCTTACGAGGTGGCGACGATCGTCGACGAAGGCATGCGGGAGATGGTCGAGCGCCAGCACGACGTGTTCTATTACGTCACGGTGATGAACGAGAACACTGCGCAGCCGTCGGCCCCGGAGGGAGATTTTCAGGCAGTCCGCGAGGGTATTCTCAAGGGTATTTATCGGTTGCCGTCAGCTTCGAACGACGCGGCGCGCGTGCAACTGCTCGGCGCCGGCGCGATTCTCGGGGAAGTGCTGATCGCACGACAGATGCTCCAGGAGGACTGGGGCATCGAGGCCGGCGTCTGGAGCGTGACCAGTTTCACGGAACTGCAGCGCGACGGCATGGCTGCCGAGCGCCTGGCGCGTCTGGGCGAGCCGGCCGAGGCACCCTATGCGACCCAGGCGCTGGGCGCGTCGAGTGGCCCGGTGATCGCCGCCACGGATTACGTGCGTGCCGTGCCCGAATTGATCCGCGCGTATGTACCGCGTCGCTACGTGACGCTCGGCACCGACGGCTTCGGCCGCAGCGATACGCGTGAGGCGCTGCGCCGGTTCTTCGAGGTCGACCGTGCATCGATCGTGATTGCCGCTCTCAAGGCGCTCGCCGACGACGGCGAGATCGAGGCCGATGTCGTCGTCAGCGCGCGTGAGCGATACGGCAAAAACAAGCCGGTGCAAGCCGGCTCATGGCAGCGATAG